CGGTACTCCCAGCAGCGAACCCTGAGAAGGAATCGCATCACATCGGATTGCTTCTTCTTCCATAGCTCAGATAGATAAGTGTAGGCACCTAAAAATCCGAACAAAATCGGTCAGAATCGGCACAGCGGAGGAAATGGCGATAGTGTAACACTTACCCATGGTGGTCGCTGCAGTCTGAGAAATTTGATGGCCAAGTGAGATTATATCATGGTTGTGAGGTAGGGTTTTGGTATTAGAAATTTTGTGAGCACAATTGGGCTGCCGCTTTTTATTCATTGGGCCTCACTATTTACAATCAGATCGGCCAGGCCAGGTCATGTTTAAACCCAATATCCAAAAATCTACTGTACATTTCTAATCAGAATGAATGAGTGTGTGGAATAAAAATAGTGATGTGCACacacaaatatatattttattaataaaaataaaattaaaactaattttaATGTTAAAATAATAGTGATGGTTgtaccacagcaggggatctaACTCCAATTTTTCCTCTCTTACATTTGGACCATGTGCTAACACCCACCATCTCAATTTTCTGCTTTTCCCTCTTCTTAGTATTTTATCTATCCCATTAATAATAACACATTTCTTATTTGATGTTTATAGTACTTATTTAGTATGTCAAGTAATTAGATAATGAAGTAGtgatgataataaaataaaaaagaatagtGAAAGGAGGCGAGTAGTatcttttcaattttatataatttcattCAAAATACTCCAATATGCATATTATATGAAATTAttgtgaaattatatttaatttaataataatactactactacatttaaaataaatttaaaatgaattaagctattatcatttaaaattttggaaaaagtttTGTATACAATTACTATAAAAAACATTGTTTACCAACCAAACTCTCTCGAGCACCATCCTCATGTCGAGCACATTTCTAAGCACATTGTGTGCTACTATTAAGCATTTCCAAGCACGTCAACATGCTCGGAATATATTTTGGGGCTTGCAAGTTGATTCTACACATCTTTGGCTTGGTTACATCGATGTCGAGATATTATGGGATTCCGAGCACCAAAGTGCTCATGAAATACTGTCACTGAGCACCTTAAAAGTGGTTGGAATATCGGTAGGGGTGAGCATTCAGTTTTTGTTTCGGTTTTTTTTGccaaattgaataaaaaatgaaattttgtgtaGATGAAAATCGAATCGAACAAAATTAACTATAAAAACCATTTTGGGCTCTCAATGTAAGCATCAATTGATATAGACTAAACATGAGAACTCAGCACAAAAGAcaagcctgttaggagagagagctcatGTAGTCTATGTTGACCACATTAGTTGTTATCACAACcaatgtgggaattgagtctgtAACAAGCATCTTGTAAGAAAATAATTTACTTGAAATTATTATGATTACGATGCAGAAGCGCCATCCAATTCAATTCTATGTTGCATCAATAGATTTTGATCTACCATCGAATCTACACAAACATATGTTGCATGATGTGTAGGGATAAACAATCGGTCACGAGTTTTATAATTTCCATATGCAACATTCCGCACAATATGTTCTGCCTTCCTATATGCCAAAACCCTTCACAATAGTTTCCACAATGCATTAGAAGCATTGCAATCTTACTTGATAAGAACATCCACCGCGGAGAGCACACGTGTCGCGTGGCTCGTTTCTATTGGccattgacatttttttttcttttttttaaaatcgaaaataataccaaaaatttaaaaaatatatatatttttgggaatccaaaaatatacagattttattaccattttttgaatttttttttgaaattttttaaaaaaattaatcccaaaatcatctataaatacacacattcatcatccatttgggcgaaaatcggccacgagtagtggatttttaaaattttatgaatttaattatgtaatttttaatttttaggatttaaattatgtaatttttaatttttaagactttaatgaagaaaatttcaatttttaggattttaattatgtaatttttattttttttgtaatttgtaatattattccggttatttttaatgcattttaatattgtagaaatgtttttatttaaattgaataatagaatggtgggacccttgagcatgtccttgcggaagagcacggatgtggatgttgtgctcttgtctaagagcagggagtaaaagtggctCCGGGCCCGTTAGCAAGAGCAcagatgtggatgctctaataatcaATGAACCCGCCGATAAATATTCttggtttttaaaaaaaagtggtACATAGATATTTTGCGGACATACCAATTTCTAGAATTTTGGAATGAATTCCTACTTGCGTTATTGCTATTGGgctttattagagcatccacaatggaggcgagtggaccggctagccgattcccggcgctggtcGGTCCGCTCGCCTAACCATTGCAGCCGGTGAGCGGCAAATCGGCGAAAAAAACGGCGAGAGCACACCGATTTGCGGGCGCTAGCCGATGCGCTCGTCGATCGGCTGACCGTCATTGtaggctcccgatcggccagtcgattttttatttttatttagttttggcGGTTTTAAATATTGTAATTTGGTCCTTCAATTATCGGAAATTACATTTCCCGATGAAGATTTCTGTATAGCAACTTTGATGGACCCCGCCAGGTCGACCCCAGTCAGGGGCTCTGTCCTTTGGACCCCGctctcgggggcgctgccctcGAACCCCCGTCCAATCGTAACGAATTCAAACAAGTGTGCACTctgcacttccaacttatttgatgtcttattatgatcatattgatcaatcaagttaatccaattacactaaaatatccaacaccggatagcggcgacgacgacgaggaatgaggcggaggcggggggctcATGTGTGGAagaggattttttttaattaatgtactttttttaattaatgtctcttttaaaattttattattattattattgattttccCCTATTTCAGTCGtacatttaattccgtattttgtgtgattgttaattatttgtttttataattttgtttattgtggctaggctatgactgagctattaCTTGTCTAGTTGCTCGTTCTGATAATGtagcaggaggagtttttagtgctgctgatgtggcaggagtagtttgtggctaggctatctctgggctatggctgggctatttctattggagatgctcttagagcatccgcaatagagGCGAGTGCaccggctcgccgatttttggctCTCGCCGGTCcactcgccgaactattgcaacCGACGAGCGCCGaatcggcgagaatttcggcgagcgcACGACGGTTCCCGGGtgctcgccgctattgcagcctccgatcggcgagcgaccggcgagcgcaattttgtaaattttaatgtacctttttttaattatgtaattttttaatgtacctttttttaatttaaatgaaattaatgcattttcccgtatctgtgtcgtaagttgaattccgtattttgtgtgattgttaattatttatttttagtgctaatgatgtgactaggctatggctggactattgcttgtccagttgcttgtcctgatgatgatgtggcaggagggattttagtgctgatgatatggcattggagtttgtggctgggctatagtgggctattgcttgtcgaGTTGCTACTGTGGATACTCTCAGATTGAAGAGTTTGGTGATGGATGCGAGCACGTCAGACACCGTGGAAATGACGGTGATTTATTTAGACTGAAAAAAAAACGAGAATGTTGGTGGACCAGAATTGGCTCCGATGACTACCGCCACACCCTCCGCCGTGGGCCCCACCATGGAAATGACGGTGATTTATTTAGACTGATAAAAAACGAGAATGTTGGTGAACCAGAATTGGCTCCGATGACTACCGCCACACTCTCCGCCGTGGGCCCCACCAGTTGGGTTCAGACTCACAGGAGAGCCTATCTAATTCCGCCGCGAGCTGCTCTGGTAGAGGCCAGAGGAGCAGCCATTGAAGATGTAACCCTTGCCCGATTGAGAGACTCCTCCGGCGCCGCCTCTTCTAGACACCGAGCCGATGATATGCAAGCCGAAGCCGCCGCAATGGCTCGCGCCGCCAACGCCTCCGTCTACAGCGCCGACCTCCTCTCTACCAAATACGGCTCGCGCCCAATCAGGGTCGCGCAGAGGGCGCTCGAGATATTCGCCGGCCTCGGCTCCTTCGCCCTCAATTTGTGGCTAGACCAGCTCAGAGGCCACCTCGATCAGAACCAGAGGCAGCGAGCCGTCAATCTCAGAAACACTCTCACAAAATTGGGCCCTACATTCGTCAAAATCGGCCAAGGTCTATCCACCAGGCCTGACTTGTGCCCGCCTCTTTACATCGAGGAGCTCTCTCAATTGCAGGATGCTTTGCCGACGTTTCCAGACGCAGAGGCCTTTTCTTGTATTGAGAGAGAGCTTGGATGTTCGCTTGATTCTGTGTATTCATCAATCTCTGCATCCCCAATTGCTGCAGCCAGTTTGGGGCAGGTTTACAAAGCCAAATTGAGCTACTCAAGCCAGATTGTTGCTGTGAAGGTGCAAAGACCTGGCATTGAAGAGGCGATTGGCCTCGATTTTTACCTAATTAGAGGCCTCGGCTTCCTAATTAACAAATATGTCGATTTTGTTACGAGTGATGTTGTTGCTCTAATCGATGAATTTGCTCGAAGAGTTTATCAGGAACTTAATTATGTACAGGTTAGTGTTAGTGTTAGTGTTAGCGTTAGCAACATCATGCTTTATTGTTTTAAATGCTGCCAATTAGTTAAATCTTTTTGCAGGAGGGGCAAAACGCTaggagatttaaaaaattgtatGCAGACAAAGCAGATGTCCTTGTTCCGGATATTTACTGGGACTACACTAGTGGAAAGGTGCTGACGATGGAGTGGGTTGAGGGAGTGAAGTtaagtgagcatgaagcgatcGAGAGACAAGGGCTCAGAGTTTTGGACCTAGTGAACACTGGTATACAATGCAGTCTTAGGCAGCTGCTCGAGTATGGCTACTTTCATGCTGATCCTCATCCGGGGAATCTCTTGGCAACGCCGGATGGGAAGCTTGCTTTTCTCGACTTTGGGATGATGAGTGAGACTCCTGAACAAGCAAGGTCTGCCATAATTGGTCATGTTGTCCACATGGTCAATCGAGACTACGAAGCCATGGCTCGTGATTACTATGCGCTGGACTTTCTGCCTCCAGATGTGGACGTGGCTCCTATTGTGCCAGCTTTAAGGAACTTCTTTGACGATGCACTCAATTCAACTGTGAGCGAGCTCAACTTTAAAACTATTGTGGATGGTTTGGGCGCTGTTCTCTACCAATACCCGTTTAATGGTGACTATCCTTTTCCTTGATGTCATTTATGCCAATTTATCTCGAGAGACTAACACATGTGTTGTCTTTGTTTACCATAATTTGCTTCGAAGAATTAgattatagtattatattaaatgcatggaggaggatgatacggaAGAGAAGAAATGTGAACATATATAGGGTGATGAGGTGATCTGATGTGGAAACCATATGCTTTATGATTCTTAGTTTCCACATGGTTGTTAATGCTTAAAATCAGATAGTATCATGGATCTTTCAATTTTGAGGAGAAGAAAAAATCTCATTCTTGATTCTAAGAAACTCATAGAGATGATCATGCTCTTTCACATTGTGTGTACATTGAGAGGGaataaaacaagaaaatttGACTGGATGATTAGATAGAGCTAACTAGTGAATCATTATAAGGTTGAAAAAAAGTGAAGCTCGCTTAGCTCTTAAGACAAAGCTAACTAGTGAATCAAAATAAGGTTGAAAAAAAGTGAAGTACGCTTAGTTCTTAGACAAGCATAGCATTTGTTTATTGGCTATTAGCTGGGTAGGCCCTCCATAGCCTGACACGAGTTCTTCACCTGGTATCTTTATCACTCTTCAGCCAGTCATACATCATTATTTGATTTCTTCCTATTGCATTTTGAGTCTTGTTTCTATCAATatgattcaaaatttcaaattgcTGGCTTTGAAACTAATTATATCCCTCAAAGAAGTGTGAAGACTTGTGCTAGCATGGTAGAGAAAGGCATTGAAGCTTTGGAAGATATAGTCTGTTCATCAATATGGATTTGACCTAATAGCTCCGAAGTTAATCTCTTGGGTTTCAAATGGTATTATAATGTCTAAAGTTAGGTCCATGGCCTAAAATTATCACATAAATAAGTGTATTATTTTAGAGTTTTTAGTGGAATATCTTGTGGACCATGCATATTTTGTATACTTAAGTAAGCCTTGGAGTTGGGGTATGCCTTGGGCTGATTTCATGAAGTCTGAATTGTAGTATATCCTCCTAAATAAAATTACTGGTTTCATCAATTTTCATAACAAATCATTTTCTTTCTTGAAAATAGCTCATCATGTGAGACTCTTTTCTTTCAAGGAGAATAGCATGGTTTTGTTTTGCACATACTTCTGACTCTCACACTAGGAGTATCTAGGCTGGAAATATACGTTCTCATGAAATGTTATTAAATATCTGCTATGGCGCCGCCGTGGCGCCATTGCATGGCGGGTTTCAAGAAAAACGCCATAGCGATACGCTGGCATGAAACTTTTTAATGGCCGCCACGAATGAGGCTCCATGGCGGTGCCATGGCAGGTATGGCGTCAGTTTTGATTGGGCTGCCTCCAATCCTCAGCCCAATTAGCAAATAAGACGGCTCAAATTTATTTTACCCTCAAACCCAGCCCAAACCAGACCCAATTAATAAAGAACTAGGGTTTTTGTTCTTAGAATCAGATTCTCTCCCAAATAAACCCTAGCTGCGCCAACCTCCAAAAAAACCCTAGCTACACCAAACGACGCCACCCCCTCGTCGCTGGTCAGCGCCCTCCCCCCTCCCTTCGCCAGTCAGCGCTCCCCGTTGCCGGTCATATTTCTAAATAATGATGTTGGGGAGGATGATGATTGAGGatggttttaatttatttatatatatatattatgatgatgatgactttatattttaatggtTGAACTAAGACTTATTATTATAGACATAATATATAATTGCTTATGACTTTATGCTTTATTAACTGTTTTAGTAGttgatatttacatttttttttattttttaattttttgaatttatctatacatatattactaatattttattaattaatttatcgacCGCCATATCCCGCCAACTgctacgccatatccctgtggcggttttttgGCTTACCGCCGTAAACCGCCATACGCCATCCATAACATTGAATGCTACAGTACCAGCTCTTCCTTCTAAAGCaaaaacaagaacaaaacataCTTTTCAATCTTAGGTTTAATCTTGCAGCACATGTTGCTTGGAAGCACAACATTTCTATGGTCCACTATAATTCCAATAACATTTTTGATATAAAATAGCATACAGTTCCCATATCCAAAAACTTCTTGCACCCATGCATTGTTAGCATGGGAGCACCATGGTGAAAATAGGTCAGGGGTACAAGAGCTATAGCCGGTTATAGTGACTTATTTGTTTCCTATATATACCATTTACTTAGTTCAGTATGTAGTAGTAGTATCACATAAGGAGTCTATCAACTTGATCATAGTATTGTTCTGGATAGCTACTATAGCGAGGAGTTTTTTTCTATCATAATATTCATGGTATCACTTCTGTCAGATAAATTTTCATAGACTACAATTTTTTCACGTTGCATCTAACCGGCTTTTATTTTTTGCAGTGCCTGCATATTATGCTTTGATTTTAAGGTCTCTCACTGTTCTAGAAGGTTTAGCGCTGTACGCTGACCCTAATTTTAAGGTGCTGGCTGCTTCATATCCGTATTTTGCTAAAAGGCTTCTTACTGATCCCAATCCATATCTCAGAGATGCTCTTATTGAGCTGCTTTTCAAGGATGGGAGATTCAGGCATGTAGTATCCTAATTACTACtatatcattttcttattcttttacATGATGAGTTATACTCAGCATTTTGTTCATTTAAAAGTGTGGGTAAATTCTTTGCCACAGGTGGAATAGACTTGAAAACTTGCTTGTTCAGGGAAGAAAAGACAGAGATTTCAATGCCAAAGATGCTTTACAACCcgtccttaaattactattggGGCCAGATGGTGAAGTACTTAGGAATTTAGTAATAAAAGAAGCAATCCAAGTAACTGAAGCTGTTGTTGTGGGCTCAGTGATTGAATCATACAAATTAGTTCCTGATTTCATAAGGACTCTTATTTTTAATGTCAATGGAACTACTAGTCCATTTGCAATGAGCAGTGCTGAACAGGAAAGTATGATGGAGCTTAGGGCTCAAGTATTCAGAATATGGGAACTCTTACGATCTTCAGATAACTTTGATCCTAGTATTTTACAGCCTATACTGCAGGTAAGAATCTGGTACATCTATTTTGTGTAATACATGCTTGAGTTCAAAACGCTTTCtgttaaatttatatttttgaacaCTGGTAATACATACAATGTTTCCCGAAATCTCCAAAAAATAGGGAACTCCATCTGGCATTTATTCTGCATGTTATTTATTAACTTAATTTATTGGAAATGTCCAATAAGGGTTTTGATCTTCAGTTCTCCTTTGGGGTTTTCAGGTTCTTTTTGCCTGTCTGATTCATGTTTCTGCACGTGTGACTTGAGAGGATGTAGAAAAATATGTAGTCCCATCCTTATGGTGCTCCCtcattactccctccatcccactttaggagtctcggtttaTCATTTCAATCTGTCCCACATTAGGAGGAGTTCCTGttagaatattccataaatgggaataggccccacattccactaacctcattccactcacattttattataaaattaatatataaaaatgggacCCACATTCTATTATCCTTTTTCACCagcttttctttacatttcctAAAACCTATACCGAACTCAACTGAGACTTCtaaagtgggatggagggagtgtaACACATCACTTTACACATTTCCATCAATTTGTGCGCCTTTTCTTGGAAGGTGGTCATTTAACGGACCTTTAACATGCCTATCTTCATTCTAATTTGTAACATGATAAATGAAGTTTCTTTggtctccctctctctctcaaatttgCGTTTGGAAGAACAATGTCTGGCAAGTTGATCTTTAGATGTATTTACTCTTTCCATGTTCAAACACTACATTAGTTTTGCATGCTCCACGATTCTGTTGGAGAAGTGttaaatttgaatgtttttttctttctcaaGTTTTTAAACTATAATTCAATAACTGAATGAAGCCATAATATGATGATTTGGTATAACAAGATTCAGTTTATGTGGTATCCATGAGTTGAAAT
This sequence is a window from Salvia splendens isolate huo1 chromosome 14, SspV2, whole genome shotgun sequence. Protein-coding genes within it:
- the LOC121765059 gene encoding protein ACTIVITY OF BC1 COMPLEX KINASE 3, chloroplastic-like; amino-acid sequence: MTTATLSAVGPTSWVQTHRRAYLIPPRAALVEARGAAIEDVTLARLRDSSGAASSRHRADDMQAEAAAMARAANASVYSADLLSTKYGSRPIRVAQRALEIFAGLGSFALNLWLDQLRGHLDQNQRQRAVNLRNTLTKLGPTFVKIGQGLSTRPDLCPPLYIEELSQLQDALPTFPDAEAFSCIERELGCSLDSVYSSISASPIAAASLGQVYKAKLSYSSQIVAVKVQRPGIEEAIGLDFYLIRGLGFLINKYVDFVTSDVVALIDEFARRVYQELNYVQEGQNARRFKKLYADKADVLVPDIYWDYTSGKVLTMEWVEGVKLSEHEAIERQGLRVLDLVNTGIQCSLRQLLEYGYFHADPHPGNLLATPDGKLAFLDFGMMSETPEQARSAIIGHVVHMVNRDYEAMARDYYALDFLPPDVDVAPIVPALRNFFDDALNSTVSELNFKTIVDGLGAVLYQYPFNVPAYYALILRSLTVLEGLALYADPNFKVLAASYPYFAKRLLTDPNPYLRDALIELLFKDGRFRWNRLENLLVQGRKDRDFNAKDALQPVLKLLLGPDGEVLRNLVIKEAIQVTEAVVVGSVIESYKLVPDFIRTLIFNVNGTTSPFAMSSAEQESMMELRAQVFRIWELLRSSDNFDPSILQPILQVLQEPEARQLGGRVVGGITQRLAARLLQQVLRDPPGTASTTL